Sequence from the Thermocoleostomius sinensis A174 genome:
GTGATTACTTCTAACCTCTCTTCCCTCCCCGAAGTTGCAGGAGAGGCGGCCCTGCTGGTTGATCCCTACAATACAGCAGAAATTGCCACCGCTATGCAGCAAATTGCTAGTGATGACACCACTAGGACCCATCTACGATCGGCTGGACTGGACAGAGCACGACAGTTTAGTTGGAGCAAGACGGGACAAGCAACCACCAACGTGTTGTTGCAGCATTTGTTGCAGCATTTATAGTCAGTAGGGGAATGATCGGGGGGATTATCTCATCTCAAAATCAACTACGTCGGGTAACGAGTCATTGTGAGATTGTCAGGATCACATCGTCAGGATCACGAAGAAAACGATCGCCACATCATCCCCACGAACCAGCCCCAACCCAACCCCACCAATGATGTTCCGGTCAAAACGAAAAACGTCTGAACGCGGCTCAAGCTTGTCCGCAACTTTTCTCCAGCCCCGGCTAAGGTTAACGCACCAATTCCAGCCCAGGCCCAAGCCAACGCGCCTGCCCACGCGCCAGATAAGCTTCCAGTCAACGTTCCTGCCGCCGCCACCGCCACGGCTACCAAAACCGCAACTGTTAAAGCCCCAGACAACGTCTCCGCCCCTGCACCTACGCTCGCTCCAGCCAAGGCGCCTGCCCATGCCCCCGTCCACGCACTCGGGCCAGTTTCTGCTACTGAGGTTGTTAGCGAGATGCCAAGTACTGCGTAGCCAGTCAATGCAAAGGACAGCCATTGCCAAGGAATGGTTGCTAGCACCGATGGCGAGGGTGTGGTCGGTGCTGGTAGCTGGGATGTTGCTTGCGATCGAACGGATGCACCCAACCGAGTGGCTCGTCTGGAACGATTGGCAGTTGTAGAAACCGATGGGATCAGCGGCATTGGGGATGGCACGATAGTGAAGGGATGATTTGGCACCGAATAGGCTGATTGGCTAAATGGGTTTCTTGCTAGCGCCATCGGTCGGGCGATCGGTTCTTCCAAGAGAATGAGCCACGCCTGCATCGATTGAGGTCGATCGACGGCTCTCAACGCCATCCCTTTCAAAATCGCGCTATTGACATAATCGCTAATGGCTGAATTGTAATGCTGTGGTGGTTCCAAGGGTGTGCCCACCAAGCGACTGGGGGCCGGTCGCGGCACAACCCCGGTCAAAAGACAGTACAGCGTTGCTGCCAAGGCATACACATCGGTATAGGCTCCTCGTTTGGCACGGCGATCGTATTGTTCAATGGGCGAAAACCCCTCTGTGCGAGATTCTGTGTGGGTCAGGGTCAAACCAGGAATGAATTCGCGGGCCAGCCCAAAATCGATTAACACGGCTTCAGATGTTCCCGTGCGAATCATGATGTTTTGCGGCTTCACATCTCGATGCAATAGCTCCAGCGAATGCACAATAGACAACGCTTCTCCGACTTGCCGAATATAATGCAGCGCCTCAGCTTCCGGCAATTTTCCCCGTCCCAAGCGTTCAGCCAAACTCATGCCCTGCACATATTCCATCACCATGCCATCTACCGTACCTTCGGGCGTCTCTTCGCGAATCAATTCTCGAACTTGCACTACATGGGGATGCCGACACCGAGCAAGCTTCAATGCTTCGTTGAGAAAATCTTGCTGCAATCGCGTTTGATAGTTTGCCCACTTTGGATCAAGTCTCAGTTCGTCTTTCAGGGTTTTAATGACTACCCATTCCTCGTTGGGTCTGGTGGGGTGTTGCCTTGCTAGATAAGTAATCCCCGCACCTCCCCATCCTAGGATGCGATCGATGATGTACTTTCCGCCCTGTAGCTCTTGTCCTGAGTTCCACGCCATTGCCTTGAATGCTGCAAAACTGGCTTCATTCTTGCATAAACTCTGCAAATTTCGTAGAGAATGCAACGTTGTTCAATCAGGCTCTATCCTCCGTCCTAATTCTAATGTGCAGTGTCTGCGAGTTTCAGAATTAGATAACGATTGCAACAATGGATTAACCTTGACTAAAGCGTTAATTTAGATAAATAAAACCTGCCCCCTGCGATCGGGCGTGTCCCCACAACTTACTAGAATGAAAAAATAATTAATGGCCGGTTAACATTGCGAGAGGAATTAATTCTATATGCATCTGAGTGAAATTACTCACCCAAATCAGTTGCATGGTTTATCCATTCATCAGCTTAAGCAAATCGCTCGACAGATTCGCGAAAAGCACCTGGAAACCGTGGCAGCCACTGGGGGACATCTCGGCCCTGGCTTGGGAGTTGTAGAACTAACGTTAGGACTCTATCAAACGCTGGATCTCGATCGCGACAAGGTGATTTGGGATGTGGGACATCAAGCTTATCCCCATAAAATGATTACAGGACGTTACAATACGTTTAACACCCTGCGGCAGAAAGACGGGGTAGCTGGGTATTTAAAGCGCTGTGAGAGTAAATTTGACCATTTTGGAGCCGGACATGCCTCCACCAGCATCTCGGCCGCCTTGGGCATGGCATTGGCACGCGATTTAAAAGGCGAGAAATTCAAAGTCGCAGCGGTGATTGGCGATGGGGCACTCACAGGCGGGATGGCGCTTGAAGCCATTAACCATGCTGGACATTTGCCCAAAACCAACTTGCTGGTGGTGCTTAACGACAATGAAATGTCGATCTCACCCAACGTTGGTGCGCTGTCTCGGCATCTCAACAAAATGCGCCTCAGCCCTCCAATGCAGTTCCTTACCGATAACCTAGAAGAACAATTCAAGCAATTGCCGTTTGTGGGCAACTCGCTTTCTCCCGAACTGAATCGCCTCAAAGAAGGGATGAAGCGGCTGGCTGTTCCCAAGGTAGGAGCCGTGTTTGAGGAACTGGGCTTTACCTACATGGGTCCGATCGACGGCCACAACCTAGAAGAATTGATTGCCACCTTTCAGCACGCCCACAAACAGCCTGGCCCAGTGCTGGTGCATGTTGTCACCACGAAAGGTAAAGGCTATGCGATTGCCGAGCAAGACCAAGTGGGGTATCATGCCCAAAATCCCTTCAACCTAGCAACCGGAAAACCGCTTCCCTCTAACAAACCTAAGCCACCCGGCTACTCTAAGGTATTTGCCCACACGCTGACAAAATTGGCAGAAAATAACCCCAAAATTGTTGGAATTACGGCTGCCATGGCCACGGGAACCGGCCTTGATAAACTCCAGGCAAAATTGCCAAAGCAATACATCGACGTGGGCATTGCCGAACAACATGCGGTGACGCTAGCGGCTGGTCTGGCTTGCGAAGGGATGCGGCCGGTTTGCGCCATTTATTCCACATTCTTGCAACGCGCCTATGACCAAATCATCCATGATGTTTGCATTCAAAACTTACCCGTCTTCTTCTGCCTTGATCGAGCAGGTATTGTCGGAGCCGATGGCCCTACTCATCAAGGTATGTATGATATTGCCTATTTGCGCTGTATCCCCAATATGGTGCTGATGGCTCCTAAGGATGAAGGCGAGTTGCAGCGGATGATTGTCACTGGAGTCGAGTACACCGACGGCCCGATTGCCATGCGTTATCCGCGTGGCAATGGTTATGGTGTGCCGCTGATGGAAGAAGGTTGGGAACCACTGCCGATTGGTAAAGGTGAAATTTTGCGTCATGGTGATGATGTACTGCTGTTGGGCTATGGCTCAATGGTGCATCCGGCATTGCAAACCGCAGAAATTTTGCACGAGCATGGTATTGAAGCAACTGTGGTCAATGCCCGCTTTGCCAAACCGCTCGATACAGAATTAATCGTGCCATTAGCTAAGCAGATCGGGCGTGTTGTCACCCTAGAAGAAGGCTGCATTATGGGTGGTTTTGGCTCGGCGGTTGCTGAATCCCTGCTCGAGCATGGAGTGGCCGTTCCCCTGACGCGGATTGGAATTCCGGATATACTGGTCGATCACGCCAAACCCGATGAATCCAAAGCGGATTTGGGATTAATGCCGGCCCAAATGGCCGATCGCGTTTTGCAATTATTTAGTTCTCAGCCAGCAATCATCGGTTGAGAGTAGTGAGATCAGACATCCTGAAATTGGTTGGGTTGGGGTTACTGGCATCAGTGGAGGTGTAGCTACAAATCTGTGTCAGTCTTGAGTTCAGTTGCGTTGATCCGATTATCTCAACAGGTTCTTTAGTCGTGTCCAAATCAGGTATCAAGAACAGAACATAGTGCTCAAACAGACAATCGGTTTCACGTTCAACGCCAGAACCCCATCTAACCTCCTTATTTGAATTTTTTTTACAATTTTTGCTTAGTGTCCTGATCACACTTGATCAAGGATTTATTTCTCAATAGAAAGCTCTAAACCACTTTTCATCAACTTGATAAAGTGCACACTTGTTTGAACAGCTTCACTAACAAATTTTAGGATGAAAAAGTGGGCTTACTTCACCGTGTCTCTGGGAGCAAGATAGAGACAAACCAGATCTGGGCATTCTGTTGCAGGAGTATTGCTAAGGAATAGCCATTTTGTAAAAGCAAGCGATTATATGGTTTTATGAAAGCAATTGAACTTAAGTTTCTGCTCAAGTTGTTGGGTAAGTCAAGTTATCGTACGGTCATCTCAGAGCTTAAGCCGAGTGAGAAAACTAGTGCGTCAGAACGAAATAAAATTTGTATTGATTTGACCAATCGCGGTATTGTTGCCCATTCGCGCAGAGTTGAGAAATTTAAACTCGAGCCGTCAGCTAGAGCATTGCTTGCAGTAGATGCGGCGGAATCTCCCTTGACGGCGGAACAATTGGCTGTGTTGCGAGCGTGTCAGAAGCAGGCAGCCACGCCTGGAGAGATCAAGAAAGTTGAAGCAGGCGATCGACAACGAGTTATCCAAGATCTGGAAGCCAAGGGTTTTATTAAGGCAGAAAAAGTTCAGATTCAAGAGGTTTGGTTGACCGATCGAGGTCGAGAATATTTGCGGGAAGAATGTCATGTGAGTGGTACTGCAACCATTAGCCTCAACCTGCTGCAAAATTATATGAATTTCTTGCGAAAGGAATTGCACACGGCTTCCAAGGTTGCACCGATTGAATCTTCAGATTCTGCTACTGAACTGAATCATGTACATGATACGACTGATTCTTTCAGTGAAGTAACTATATTGAAATCGGTTGAATCATCTGGTGCGATCGATGCAGCAGATAAACCCAGCGATGCAGAAATTTTACACCTCATTCAAGAATTAGATCGAGAACTGGGAACCGAAAACTATTTACCAATTTTTCACTTGCGGCAGAAACTACAACCGCCATTGTCCAGGGAAGAACTTGATCAAGCCTTGTACCGTTTGGAGCGAAACGATCGAATTGAATTAAGTTCATTAGTGGAAGCAATTCGATATACTCCAGAACAAATTCAAACAGGTATCCCCCAAGAGGCAGGCGGTCCCTTGTTTTTTATAGTGGTCAACAATTGAGGCTTATAGAGCTTTTAGACCATCAGAAATTTTAGTGCAAATTTAATCGCAATTGGCATCTAGAGTAACAAAGGCAGTACGTTATGGCATCTATTGACGAAATTATTTTACGTGCAGCAAATCCGTTTGATCCAGTTACATTTAAAACTGGAAATTTTTGGCAAGAAGATGATTCTAATGGGGAATACCAAACTGTGGAATCTATTCACCAAGAGGCAATCGAGCAAATTACCCAAATGCTGGATACAGTTGCAGGCGATCATCGTACCCGCGCTGTCTTGTTGAAAGGCGATGTTGGTTCGGGCAAAAGCTATGTTTTGAGCCGTCTAAAACATTTGCTAAATTCCAAAGCCTTTTTTGTGTATATTGATCCGTTTAAAGACAGCGAGCATATTTGGCGACATACACTTCGGCGAACTGTTGATAGCTTAATGTACAGTCCTGAAGGACAAGCAGAGTCACAGTTAATTCTCTGGCTCAAAAGCCTATCAGTATTTAGAGAACATAGTCTACTAAAAAATATCTTAGGCGAGCGAAGGCTGTTTGTTAATAACTTTAGAGCTACTTATCCCGTTGGAATTCATCAAGCCAAAGAGTTTTTTAGCGTTTTACATGGACTGACGCAACCTGAGTTATATTCGATCGCCTGTAATTGGCTACAGGGTGAGGATTTAGACGACGAAGATTTAAGAACTTTAGGCATAAGGAAATCAATAGATAGTGAAACGTTTGCCCAAGGAATTCTATCTAATTTTGGTAGAATTTCTACGTCAACTTACCCAATCGTCCTTTGTTTCGATCAAGTTGAAAGTAAGCTGATGCCGGATGGAACAGCCGATCTTCAACCAGTTTTTCAGGTCAACACTATCTTTCATACAGAAAGACTTAAAAACTTCTTAATTATTATCAGTGTTGTTAAAAATACTTGGGAAGAGAATCGCAAACGCATCCAAGTATCTGATAGGGATAGAATTGAGAAGGAGGTTCTTCTGAATCGGATCAATTTAGATCAAGCAGAGGCAATTTGGGCAAGTCGGCTTTATCCGCTTCATATTCAAGCTGATCCAAAACCTGCAAATCCCATTTTCCCTCTATCTCGTCAAGAACTGGAGCAGAAAGTCCCAGGTGGAAAAACCACGCCAAGAGCAGTGCTGGCAGCGGGGCAGCGTCTATTTTTGAAGTATAAGTCACAGATTGTTGGACATGAAATCCCCCTGCCTGATACAACAGCATCATTCAAATTACTATGGGCGAAGGAGTTTAGGAAAACAAAGGAAAAGGTGACTCGCGTTCGTCATTTTTCCTCTCTTGAATTGACCACCATGTTACGGGAAGTTGTTGCAGTTTTGAATGCAGAGAAGATACAGCCCAAGTTTTTGCCTAGCCCAACCTATTCTAGTTATTCGTTTTCCTATCACCTGCCCGACCAATCTGAAAAAGTTGGCGTTGTTTGGGCAGAAGAACCAAGCCTGAACAGCTTCTATAACATTATGCATGCTTGTCAAAAAGCTAATGAACGCGGTTTATGTCAGAGGCTTTATTTACTACGTGCTGAACCCATTGGAGGAAATCGAAATAGAGGCCATCAGCTTTGCAATCAAATTTTTAATGGTTGTCCTCATGTTCGATTAAAACCTGACCTACACTCAATTCACTACTTGGCAACCTACGATCGTCTAGTCAACTCAGCAAAAGCTCAGGAGCTAGTGCTTAGTGGAAAAGCAATCAATCTCACTGATCTTGAAGAGTTAGTTCGAGAGTCGGAAGTATTACATGAGTGTCTTCTGTTGCAACAACTTGGTGTCGTTCCTAGAAAGAAAGTTGAGCCTGATCCAACTAATTTTTCTCTAGAAGAGGCAAAAGAGTTTCTCTTGAATTTTGTCAAAATTCATCATGTCATTGCTCAGAAAACAGTGACTTGTACTGTGCACAATCAGTTTTCAGATTTGAACGATCGACAAATTCAAACGGTGATTCATCGTTTATGCCAAGATAAAAAAATTCGGATTCTTGATGAAAATGCTCCAGAGGATGAAAAAATTATCTGCCTGATTTCTCGAAGTGCTTAATCAGTAGCTCCATGCCCTATTTAACTACCCCTGCCGACATTCGATCGCTGATTGCCCAACTTACCACCTATCCCATCCTTTGGCTAGATACTGAAGTAGCGGATTGGCAAACACCCAACCCCAAGCTATCGCTGATTCAAGTCTTGTTCAATTCAGATGATAGAACTGGTGAGTTCGCTTATATTTTGGATGTTCTCGATCGTCCTGATTTGATTCAAAACTTTGTTGTTGAAATTATGTGCAATGAAGCGATCGAAAAGGTATTTCATAATGCCGCGTACGATTTGAAATTCTTGGGGGGCGATTGGGCACAGAACGTCACCTGCACCTTCAAAATCGTTCGACGAATGTCTAAAAGAAAGTTGGGTATTTCTAATCGCAAGTTGAAGACCTTAGCTAAAGAACTTTGTCACTTCACGGATATTGACATTGAAGAACAAACCAGCGATTGGGGTCGGCGGCCACTCAGTCAAAAACAACTGCACTATGCCAGGATGGATACAGTGTATTTGGCGCATGTTCATCAATATTTGCTTCAATTGAATTCACCTAAACCTGCTGTCTTAACGCCACCAGATACCGTGAACAAGCCCACTGCCAATCCTTCATCGTTTAGTGTGACCCAAGTGCGAGTCGCGTTTGAATGTGCTCGTTTGTTTTACTTAGGGCATCACTTTGGCGGGATGACGATGTTTCTGCCGCCAGGGAAAGTATTGGGAATTGGCAGTGCCTTTCATGATTTATCGAATCAATTTGTCAAAACGGCGCGTCAGGATGCTCAATTTGCCAACTTGTTCAACTCGCCTGTCGATCAACTCAAGGTAGAACCGATCGCTACTCAGATGCAAGCCCTATTCTACGATCGGGTATTTTTTCCTTACCTACAATCGGTGATCCAAACAGAACCTAGTAGAGCACCGGCACTGCTTCAGCTTTGGAATGGATTGAAAGGCTTGATTCGGCGATGGGCAACGCTATTAGTCAGCAATCGCCAGGTTTGCAGCGCTGAGGAGGTGATTGAGAAAACCTTTCTGGTGCAAGAACTTAGCGTTCAACATCAGTTTTTGTTGCCTAACGGAACCCAACAACAAATAAGAGGTCGGTTTGACAGCTTGGTGTATGACTTTGCCAATCATCGCTTGTGTGTGGTTGAATACAAAACCTATCAATCGCTCGACCAATCGGCTCAACTGGCCCAAGTTGCGCTCTACAGCTATATGTTGCGCGAGAGAATTGGTGTACCGATCGATTCGGCAGTATACACAGCTTTGCCTGACTGGAAAGAACTCACTTTCACCTGGAATGAGCTAGAAACAACGGTGCATCACCTAATCCCGCACAAGCTTCAACAGATGCAGCAATGGCTCACTTGGCAACAAGGACAACCCAACCCCCCGCCCCCCGCCGCGCAAGCTCACCTCTGCGACAGTTGCCCACAACGGCAAAAATGTCAGACCTTTTTCCCAGACATCCCCACCAACCGTTCTGTGTATGATTCTGTCTCTAAACCGATCGCTGCGCCACCATCTACCGTAATTCAACCGCCTCGACAGAACCCCATTCAATCCACGAAATCCCCATCTTCCGTTCCTGAACCTGCTCCATCTAACGAGTCCGATCGCATGGGTGAACGTCTCGTAGAGACGCTGCAATCGTTTGGCATTGAAACTGCCTATCAAGGAGCGGCTTTGGCTCCTGCCTTCATTCGCGTTAAACTTAAGCCTAATCCAGGGGTGAAAGTCAACTCAATTCTCCGGCTTTCTGACGATCTACGAGTGCAACTTGGGTTGACCTACCCGCCGCTGATTGCCCCACAAGCTGGCTATGTCAGTGTGGATTTGCCCCGTCCCGATCGCCAACTGGCAACGTTCGACCGCTACATTCCACTGCAAGCACAACCGGCTACTGCCCCGGTGCAAATTGCGATTGGGGTTGATTTAGAAGGGCAACTGGTGGAAGCCGATTTGTCTGATCCGAATACCTGTCATTTTCTGGTCGGTGGTACTACGGGTAGCGGCAAAAGCGAGTTTCTTCGATCGCTGCTGCTCAGCTTGCTAGTGCGACATTCGCCTGATTATCTAAAAATTGGGTTAGTTGATCCAAAACGAGTCACGTTCCCAGAGTTCGAGCAGATTCCCTGGTTGTATACGCCTGTGGTCAAGGATAGCGATCGGGCGATTGCATTGATGAACGAATTAGTGGCAGAAATGGACAGGCGCTATCAGCAATTTGAACAAGCCAAATGTCCCGATCTGGCAACCTACAATCAGCATCAAGCCCCCATGCCTCGCATCGTTTGCATTTTTGACGAATACGCCGACTTTATGGCTGAGAAAGAAACACGATCGGCCTTGGAACTGAACATTAAGCGCTTAGGAGCAATGGCCAGAGCGGCTGGCATTCATCTAATTATTGCTACCCAGCGCCCAGAAGCTAAAGTCGTGACTCCTTTAATTCGATCGAACTTACCTGGACGAGTTGCGCTCAGAACCGCCAGCGAAGCTGATTCTGCAATTATTCTGGGTGGAAGACAGATCGAAGCAGCCTATCTGTTGGGAAAGGGAGATTTACTCTACCAAGCCGGAGCGCACTTACTGCGGCTACAAAGCCTGTTTGCACCTAGCATGGATGACACATTGTCCCAACTAATTGCCCCTCGTTCTTCTTCCTGAATTGCTGCCGATCGATGCAACAAAAAAGCGGCTCGATTGCGGCCGCCTATCTTCCCAGTCAAATCTATGCTTTTTTCGTCTGTTGCCGTTGACTAATCAAAAATCCCCCCAGTCCTGCTAAGCCAAGCAACAAAGCAGGTTCAGGAACAGATTGCTGAGGTGGCGGTTCAGGTGCAATTCCTTGCAGCGCCACTTCATAAATCGCGCTATGGGAAACGCCATCGCCTTTCTCAACCAGTCCAGAATTCACGCCACTGAAGCTATAGAGATACCCAGTTTGATTGTTGTAGGTATACTTGATCAACTCGCTGGCTTGGAGCACTTTGGTTGCTAGCAGCGGGCGTAGCGCCCTCACTAAGTTTTTAGATTGCGTGCTGGCGTTGCTGCTCAAGAAAGCATCGATCGATTTTAGGAATAACGGGGTGGCATTCAGATGTCCTGCCAGTCCAATCTTGATTACTCCAGTGATATTGTTCTGGTTAACGTAGGCAACATTTGGGTCGCTGAAGCGTTGAAACCCACCATGTTGGGTGAAGACATTGAAGAGTAGCGTCCCGTCTGCACTACCAACCATTGTGCCGAATCCATTAGCCGTTAACATATCATCAAACCAAGTTTGTCCAAGGGTTTTGCTGCCAACTGGACTAAGCCAATCTGCCATCGTTAAACTGCTTAACGTGATATCACGACCGCCAATTTGCCCAGATAGGCTGCTAACACCTGTGTAGGCTGCAAACGCAGTGTTCGTCAATGTTTCGCTATTAGAAAACAACTCAACGTTTCCCATCGGATTGTTGAGGTCTCCACTCAGCACTTTTACCAGGTTTGCTGGTGTGTTATCTACCTTGAAAGTGTTGGTCTGATCGGCATCATAGGTCAAGTAGGATGCTGCTCCGCTGAGCGAAGGATTAGTGAGGCTGCCTGCCAATACAGGAGAGCTAGCGATCGTACCGAAACCCAAGCAGACAGACGTTCCAAGCAGAAATGATTTAATCCAGTTAGGCATGTATAAAATTGCTCCACAAGATGAGTAGGCAGTCATCGAAGATATTGAAGAAATCGATCAACTTGGGGGCAAGCGATTTGTTAACGGAAAAATTGATAATGCTTGGGACTGAAGCGAATAGCACTTCTTGGGGAGAGAAGCGCAATGCCATCATTCATGGCTCGATCCATAGCTCAGTCGAAAGCGACTCAATCAAGTTGATGGCTCAGTTTAGTATAGATAACATCACAACTTGATAGGTGAAGTTGTGATTGAGTTTGGCAATGGAAATGATGAACTTCTGAAGAGTTTTCAAACCTACCTGTAAAGCGGTTTTCCGTGATCTTATCGGTAGGCGCCACGAGAAACCGCACAATTACCCAACTTGAAGGAATACTGCACAAGAAAACTACGGCAGTTTTAGAATGGCTACCGATGAGGAGGTTGAGCTTTTTTAAGAGCCATCTAGAAGACAGTTAGTAACGTCGTCTGCTACCGACGATCGCTCGATTAATTAACCCCAGGACTGCTGAAAACAATGCTGCACCAACAATAGACCAGACGATTGGGAAAGAGGTGCCTCCAATGGCAAGCGGTAGAATTTCGGGTAGTCCAAACTGTCGTGCTACCCATAAGCCTAGATAGGCTCCTACCACTCCTACAAAGATAGAAGTCAAACAACCACCAGCCGTGTAGCCAACCAACGATTGGCCGATCGCACCACAAATAGCTGCGATGATGAGAAGAATTAAAAGTTCAACTATTGTCATAGCTAACGTACAAATGCATTCGGCAATACAGTGACAGGTTCAGTACTTAGGTGCATCCATCAAGTGATAGATTTTGAGTAGATGAAGAGAAAAAATAGTGAATCATTCAACTAATCTACCGAGCAGTAATTCAAAAACTTAAGTAAAAAAACAGCCAACTCAGAAGAACTCATGAGCCAAGGCTCCTTGTTCAACAACCGAGAGCGCTGTTAGCGGTCTGGTTGTCAATGGCAGGAGTCTAGCCTCTTCCGAGCGGCTGCCAATGCTGGTCATTAACAATGAGGTGTCTTGAGAAGTGAATGAGCATCACCATGCTTCACCATAGGAAGGAAAGGGGAAGAACTGGGGAAGACAACCTGTTTGGGGCAGAGATCGATCAGAGTGTGATTTGAGAAACCAAGGATTGCAGCGGCACTATTCCAAGCGTTCGAGTTCTTCTAACGCTCGTTGCTGAGCCTCGGTATTCCCCATGGATTCAAAAATCTCGGCAGCTTTCTGCAAATCGGTAATCGCTCCTTCTCGATCGCCCAGTTCAGATCGAGCTAGCCCCCGCGATACATAGGCAGGAGCAAAGTTAGTTTCAAGTTCTAGGGTGCGCGTAAAGTCAGCCACTGCACCTTCGTGATCATCGACTTCAGTACGGGCAATGCCACGATTGTAGTAAGTGAGGGCAAAGGTGGGGTCTAGTTCGATCGATCGAGACAGATCTTCCAAGGCAGCTTCATATTCTCCGGTTTCTGCATGGGCTACACCCCGTCCCCCATAGGCAATCGCATCGTTTGGATCAAGCTCAATAGCGCGGCTATAGTCTAAAATGGCTCCTTCCATATCCCCCGATGCCGCCCGCACCAAGCCTCGGCTGCCATAGGCGGGAGCAAAATCCGGATCAAGTTCGATCGCCTGCGTGAATTGATCAATCGCTCCAGCATAATCGCCGGACGCGGCTCGTTCTAACCCTCGGTTTAAGTAGGTGAAGGCATCATCTGAACGCTCGGTTGGACTGTCTGGGCTGGGTGTAAGCTGGGCGATCGTAGAAAATCTGGTCTGAGGTGATGAGTGAAGGGCTAGTAACTCTGTTCGATTAGGACTGAACTCCTGCGAGGCGAACTTCTCTAAACTCAACCCAGGTAAAGATGTGGCTGAAGCACGCTCAGCCAAACCAGTAACTAAACCTGTCATTGCCACCGCCGCACTGAAAACGCGAACCAAGTAGCTAAATAAAGAACTATTCATGAGAATGATACAAATGTTAGGGCAAGAATCTGGGCTACGGCATGATTGTACCTAGACCAAGTAATGGGTCGTCGGAGGACCAAGTAGCAGCCATTATGAGGACGGGGATAGCGTTGGCGGCTGCATCAGCAGAGGATCAAGCTTTCCTTGCCGATCGAGGGCATACAGATCATCACAGCCACCAATATGCTGATCATTGATGAAAATTTGCGGAACTGTGCGTCGTCCTCTGGCCCGTTCTGCCATTTTTACCCTAGCCGCTCCATCACCATCAATCTTGTATTCGGTGAATTTGACTCCTTTCCACCGCAGCAACACCTTCGCACGAATGCAATAAGGACAGGTTTGCCAAGTATAGATTTCGACGTTGGCTTTTACCTGCTCCGAGGAATGACCCAGGAAGAAATTAATGAGATTTTGCATCGTAATCGGATAGGTAAGGATTCCTTTCTATGATTATCCTTCTGGGATGATTCTGTCATATCGCTCGGGCTAGCACCAATTTCAAAAATATTCTGCAACAACTCTTTTTTATCTCTGCTAACCAACTTCCTGCTTGACCTCTACCATACCACTCCTGTTCCTTTTCTGTTTGTTTCCTCGTCCTCCCTTTTTGGGTACGTTATCTCCAGAGAGAGAAGCCTAGATTCATTAACCCGGCCATATTTGATTTTGCCTTCCGAACCCCCTCATCCCCCAGCCCCTTCTCCCAGAAGAAGAGAAGGGGAGTCAGATCGGAAGTCCCTCTCACGGAGGGCGAAGGCCGATGTCGTGACAACAGTTGCCGGGTTAATATCTGAAACCCATACAG
This genomic interval carries:
- a CDS encoding DNA translocase FtsK, encoding MPYLTTPADIRSLIAQLTTYPILWLDTEVADWQTPNPKLSLIQVLFNSDDRTGEFAYILDVLDRPDLIQNFVVEIMCNEAIEKVFHNAAYDLKFLGGDWAQNVTCTFKIVRRMSKRKLGISNRKLKTLAKELCHFTDIDIEEQTSDWGRRPLSQKQLHYARMDTVYLAHVHQYLLQLNSPKPAVLTPPDTVNKPTANPSSFSVTQVRVAFECARLFYLGHHFGGMTMFLPPGKVLGIGSAFHDLSNQFVKTARQDAQFANLFNSPVDQLKVEPIATQMQALFYDRVFFPYLQSVIQTEPSRAPALLQLWNGLKGLIRRWATLLVSNRQVCSAEEVIEKTFLVQELSVQHQFLLPNGTQQQIRGRFDSLVYDFANHRLCVVEYKTYQSLDQSAQLAQVALYSYMLRERIGVPIDSAVYTALPDWKELTFTWNELETTVHHLIPHKLQQMQQWLTWQQGQPNPPPPAAQAHLCDSCPQRQKCQTFFPDIPTNRSVYDSVSKPIAAPPSTVIQPPRQNPIQSTKSPSSVPEPAPSNESDRMGERLVETLQSFGIETAYQGAALAPAFIRVKLKPNPGVKVNSILRLSDDLRVQLGLTYPPLIAPQAGYVSVDLPRPDRQLATFDRYIPLQAQPATAPVQIAIGVDLEGQLVEADLSDPNTCHFLVGGTTGSGKSEFLRSLLLSLLVRHSPDYLKIGLVDPKRVTFPEFEQIPWLYTPVVKDSDRAIALMNELVAEMDRRYQQFEQAKCPDLATYNQHQAPMPRIVCIFDEYADFMAEKETRSALELNIKRLGAMARAAGIHLIIATQRPEAKVVTPLIRSNLPGRVALRTASEADSAIILGGRQIEAAYLLGKGDLLYQAGAHLLRLQSLFAPSMDDTLSQLIAPRSSS
- a CDS encoding NF038130 family PEP-CTERM protein yields the protein MPNWIKSFLLGTSVCLGFGTIASSPVLAGSLTNPSLSGAASYLTYDADQTNTFKVDNTPANLVKVLSGDLNNPMGNVELFSNSETLTNTAFAAYTGVSSLSGQIGGRDITLSSLTMADWLSPVGSKTLGQTWFDDMLTANGFGTMVGSADGTLLFNVFTQHGGFQRFSDPNVAYVNQNNITGVIKIGLAGHLNATPLFLKSIDAFLSSNASTQSKNLVRALRPLLATKVLQASELIKYTYNNQTGYLYSFSGVNSGLVEKGDGVSHSAIYEVALQGIAPEPPPQQSVPEPALLLGLAGLGGFLISQRQQTKKA
- a CDS encoding tetratricopeptide repeat protein: MNSSLFSYLVRVFSAAVAMTGLVTGLAERASATSLPGLSLEKFASQEFSPNRTELLALHSSPQTRFSTIAQLTPSPDSPTERSDDAFTYLNRGLERAASGDYAGAIDQFTQAIELDPDFAPAYGSRGLVRAASGDMEGAILDYSRAIELDPNDAIAYGGRGVAHAETGEYEAALEDLSRSIELDPTFALTYYNRGIARTEVDDHEGAVADFTRTLELETNFAPAYVSRGLARSELGDREGAITDLQKAAEIFESMGNTEAQQRALEELERLE
- the grxC gene encoding glutaredoxin 3, whose protein sequence is MQNLINFFLGHSSEQVKANVEIYTWQTCPYCIRAKVLLRWKGVKFTEYKIDGDGAARVKMAERARGRRTVPQIFINDQHIGGCDDLYALDRQGKLDPLLMQPPTLSPSS